In bacterium, the genomic stretch TATTTTTAATTTTACAGATATAAAGGAGATGCGAGCAACAACATTTGTTAGAACTATTTATTGACAACATTAGCTTTGAATAAATAAAATTTTCTTGTCATCAAGTTTATCTCCATGGAGGTTCTATGGTATTTCGTAATAAGTATATATCGGGTTTTTTGTTTCTAACGTTGCTCACGCATGTAGCACCAACCGATTCGATGCAGGCTCAAACCAGTGAAGCAGGCGTCTTATTTTTATTGATTCCCCCTGGCGCACGCCACAATGGTATGGGCCAGACGGGTGTATCGACCGTCAAAGACGCCAATGCAATTTATTGGAATCCAGGCGCATTATCATTTATTTCGACGCCGGAACAGCCACGTGACGTTCAATTCATGCATGTTGAATGGCTCCCGGGATTCAATCTCAACGACATGTTTTACGACTATGCATCAATGTCTTGGTATCTTCCTGAAATCGGCGTTGTCGGTTTGAATTTTACGTTTTTCAATCTTGGAGAACAAGATATCACTGACGAAATTGGTGAAAAACTTGGAACGCTGAATAGTTTTGATATGGCCATTGCCGCTTCGTATTCGACAAAATTAGCGGAAGATATCGGTGTCGGCGGTAATATTAAATTCATATATAGCCGTCTGTCGAATCTAAGAATTAAAAATACAGGTGAAAATGAAAAGGGTATCGGTAGTTCCGTAGCACTCGATATCGGTATAATGAAGAAAAACCTGTGGGTCAAAGATTTGACATTCGGCGCCAGTATTGCCAATATCGGTCCCCGCATTGCCTACGTTGATCAGGACCAAGCCGATGTACTTCCAACTAATCTACGAATCGGCTTCACCTATCCGGTTTACAAATCTGAATTCAATAACGTTCATGCTACCTATGAAATCAACCGCTTGATTGTGCGCGGCCGCAAAAACGGATCGGACGACCTTTCAAAAGCATTGTTTACTACATGGGGTGATAACGGCTGGCATCGAATCGGACACAATATTGGTGTGGAATACACTTATTCTGATTTTCTTTCTTTACGTACGGGCACCGCGCTTGATGTCGCCGGTAAAGTCTATGATCTTAATTTCGGCGCCGGTATTAAGTATTCAATGATTCGGCTCGATTTCGCTTACACAACCAAGTTAGCCGGAGAATTTAATCCGCGTGATGGCTCACAATTTTACAGCATCGGATTGAATTTTTGATTTTTTTGTATAATCTGTTGAAACAAAAACCGAGGCAGTTCGAAAGAGCTGTGTTCGGTTTTTTTTTGGAAATCTAAAGCTGAAAAAAACTGCATGCGATCAGTCATACTTCTGATTCTCTTATCGTCATCTTTAATCGGACAAAATCTCCAACTCCGTAAACACCTGTCATTGGCCAGATCATCTGCGGCAACGATGACATCCGGAATACCGCGTCATGTTAATGTACTCGCGTTACGCGTTCAATTTCGGCTTGAAGATCCCGACAACGATCGCACAACGGGTAATGGTCATTTTGATTTAGGCGCCAATCCAAATCGTACTATTGACCCACCTCCGCATAATAAACGTTATTTCGAAGATCAATTGCTCGCTATGAAAAATTATTTTCTCGATGTGTCTGACAGCAATTTGATCATTGATTATACTGTAAAACCCGATAACGACGATGAAGCCATTACGCTCAATAAATTCATGCGCGAATATGGCAGAGACGCGTCGGAAGAACAGCGAAGCCTGCGGCTGGCGGAATTTTTCTATGATGCTATTGCAAAAGCCGATAGTATGGGCACAATTGATTTTTCGTTGTATGATTATGTCATAATTTTTCATGCCGGTGTTGGTCAGGACTTTAGTCGTAGCGACAATACTCCGGATGATCTTTCATCGCGATTTGTAACATTGGATCTTTTGCAGCAACGATTTGGCTCAACCTTCGATGGAGTTCCGGTTAATAATGACAACATTAAAATTCATAATGGCATTGTTGTACCAGAGACGGAAACGCAAGCATTGATTGATCCGTTTTTTGGATTGGAAGACACGGTCGAAGTTGGCCTTACTGGAATTCTTGTTTCTAATTTCGGAAGCCAGCTTGGTATGCCTGACCTTTTTAATACGAGTAATGGAACAAATGGTATCGGCGTGTTTGGCCTGGAAGACCAGGGTGCGCTCAATGGTGACGGGTTGATTCCTGCCGAACCTGATCCGTGGACAAAAATTTACATGGGCTGGGCTGCACCTATCGTCATCAGCGATAGTATCAATTTGATGCTTTCTCCAAAAAAAATAGCCGGAAAGAATACCATCATTAAAGTCCCAATTAATTCAAGCGAGTATTTTCTTATTGAAAATAAACAGCAAAACGTCATCCCAGATGAATTGTCACCGACTTTTATCTTTCATGCGATCAAAGACAGCAATGAATCGACAGGTGTCGTAACCTATGATACGTTGTATAAAGCCGGCGCCATCCGATCGTCAGAAACTAAAGTGATAACCAACATCGATGAATACGACAGCGCTCTACCGGGAAACGGCCTGTTAATATGGCACATCGATGAAAAAATCATTACTTCTAATTTGATTTCCAATTCAATTAACAATGATCCCAACAGGCGCGGCGTGCGTTTAGTAGAGGCGTCCGGCAGCCAGGATATTGGTTTTACCAATAGCGGTGATTTGTTTGATTTTTACTTCAAAGGTAATGAAGCATTCGCAGTCTTTAATCAAAATGTTGACTCCATTTTTCTGACGCCATTTTCAGTGCCCAATTCCCTGAGTAATGATCGTGCCAATCACGGCATTACGATCTCTCAAATCAGCACGCTGCAACCGATTATGTCGATGAACATTCGGACATCGTTGATGCAAAAAGGTTTTCCGCAATATACAGGAGAGCGATTCGGTTTCAATTCAGTTACCTATGGCGACATTGCCGGCGATACCCGCGAGGAAATTATTGCCGCGAGTAGCGATGGAAGTGTGTGGGCTTGGAACTCTGATGGTAAACCGGTTATCAC encodes the following:
- a CDS encoding PorV/PorQ family protein is translated as MVFRNKYISGFLFLTLLTHVAPTDSMQAQTSEAGVLFLLIPPGARHNGMGQTGVSTVKDANAIYWNPGALSFISTPEQPRDVQFMHVEWLPGFNLNDMFYDYASMSWYLPEIGVVGLNFTFFNLGEQDITDEIGEKLGTLNSFDMAIAASYSTKLAEDIGVGGNIKFIYSRLSNLRIKNTGENEKGIGSSVALDIGIMKKNLWVKDLTFGASIANIGPRIAYVDQDQADVLPTNLRIGFTYPVYKSEFNNVHATYEINRLIVRGRKNGSDDLSKALFTTWGDNGWHRIGHNIGVEYTYSDFLSLRTGTALDVAGKVYDLNFGAGIKYSMIRLDFAYTTKLAGEFNPRDGSQFYSIGLNF
- a CDS encoding FG-GAP-like repeat-containing protein, with product MRSVILLILLSSSLIGQNLQLRKHLSLARSSAATMTSGIPRHVNVLALRVQFRLEDPDNDRTTGNGHFDLGANPNRTIDPPPHNKRYFEDQLLAMKNYFLDVSDSNLIIDYTVKPDNDDEAITLNKFMREYGRDASEEQRSLRLAEFFYDAIAKADSMGTIDFSLYDYVIIFHAGVGQDFSRSDNTPDDLSSRFVTLDLLQQRFGSTFDGVPVNNDNIKIHNGIVVPETETQALIDPFFGLEDTVEVGLTGILVSNFGSQLGMPDLFNTSNGTNGIGVFGLEDQGALNGDGLIPAEPDPWTKIYMGWAAPIVISDSINLMLSPKKIAGKNTIIKVPINSSEYFLIENKQQNVIPDELSPTFIFHAIKDSNESTGVVTYDTLYKAGAIRSSETKVITNIDEYDSALPGNGLLIWHIDEKIITSNLISNSINNDPNRRGVRLVEASGSQDIGFTNSGDLFDFYFKGNEAFAVFNQNVDSIFLTPFSVPNSLSNDRANHGITISQISTLQPIMSMNIRTSLMQKGFPQYTGERFGFNSVTYGDIAGDTREEIIAASSDGSVWAWNSDGKPVITSSHFKTYYGLGGDSTEYPVAFFASTSDSILVSPALADLDNDGKSDIIVGTKSGHIVAWKAEDADVDQSADTLFVYQTGNAITSSPMIMPDKKIIAGCQNGLLVILNSNGTLANSVNLSHPILSTALFNNDSVLVSTSSELIILSISTMNFSVLDNASGSFIAGDLSHSGRTTAIALDQSGTTGVIKTFLGPNSNLSFSVSEKVFSQLSMADIDKDGFLEIVLAGSNKIYAFNHNGSLVTNFPITLNARNPVGLISSSVLIGDIDGDNAMDLLTAASNGLIHAYDLKGSPKSGFPLATGQSILGSPAILDADHDGDIEIVAACEDGFIYMWDLPGTYNSAQIKWGQFLHDAVHSAFTDEQATPITPGNELMPKRSVYNYPNPARGESTTIRYYLSEQADVTIHIVDLAGDLVQTLRGPGAAATDNEVVWPLNKIQSGIYFAKITAKTSGGKKSTRTIKIAVSK